One Neomonachus schauinslandi chromosome 9, ASM220157v2, whole genome shotgun sequence DNA segment encodes these proteins:
- the MYEF2 gene encoding myelin expression factor 2 isoform X1 produces the protein MADADKPEVPGTAGDDSPHQQPVEQPGEPRREPHPPEPEKQPPQHSSSSNGVKMENDESVKEDKSELKEKSSGNKKANRFHPYSKEKNSGTGEKKGPNRNRVFISNIPYDMKWQAIKDLMREKVGEVTYVELFKDAEGKSRGCGVVEFKDEEFVKKALETMNKYDLSGRPLNIKEDPDGENARRALQRTGGSFPGGHVPDMGSGLMNLPPSILNNPNIPPEVISNLQAGRLGSTIFVANLDFKVGWKKLKEVFSIAGTVKRADIKEDKDGKSRGMGTVTFEQAIEAVQAISMFNGQFLFDRPMHVKMDDKSVPHEDYRSHDSKTPQLPRGLGGIGMGLGPGGQPISASQLNIGGVMGNLGPSGMGMDGPGFGGMNRIGGGIGFGGLEAMNSMGGFGGVGRMGELYRGAMTSSMERDFGRGDIGINRGFGDSFGRLGSAMIAGRIGASNMGPVGSGISGGMGGMNNVTGGMGMGLDRMSSSFDRMGPGIGAILERSIDMDRGFLSGPMGSGIRDRIGSKGNQIFVRNLPFDLTWQKLKEKFSQCGHVMFAEIKMENGKSKGCGTVRFDSPESAEKACRIMNGIKISGREIDVRLDRNA, from the exons ATGGCGGACGCCGACAAGCCCGAGGTGCCCGGGACCGCTGGCGACGACAGTCCGCATCAGCAGCCCGTGGAGCAGCCGGGCGAGCCGCGGCGAGAACCGCACCCGCCGGAGCCGGAGAAGCAGCCGCCGCAGCACAGCAGCAGCTCCAATGGCGTTAAAAT gGAGAATGATGAATCCGTCAAAGAAGATAAatctgaattaaaagaaaaatcttcaggaAATAAGAAGGCCAATAGATTTCATCCTTATTCAAAAGAGAAGAATTCAGGCACTGGAGAAAAGAAGGGTCCAAATCGAAACAGAGTTTTCATTAGCAACATCCCATATGACATGAAATGGCAAGCTATTAAAGATCTAATGAGAGAAAAAG TTGGTGAGGTTACATACGTGGAGCTCTTTAAGGATGCGGAAGGAAAATCAAGG GGTTGtgg tgtGGTTGAATTCAAAGATGAAGAATTTGTAAAGAAAGCACTAGAAACTATGAACAAATATGATCTTAGTGGAAGACCCCTGAATATTAAGGAG GATCCTGATGGAGAAAATGCTCGTAGGGCATTGCAACGAACAGGAGGATCATTTCCAGGAGGACATGTACCCGATATGGGATCGGGGTTGATGAATTTACCACCTTCCATTCTCAATAATCCAAACATTCCTCCTGAGGTTATCAGTAATTTGCAGGCTGGTAGACTTGGTTCCACAATTTTTGTTGCTAAT CTTGACTTCAAAGTTGGTTGGAAGAAGCTAAAGGAGGTGTTCAGCATAGCTGGAACTGTAAAGCGGGCAGATattaaagaagacaaagatgGCAAGAGCAGAGGAATGGGCACAGTCACTTTTGAACAAGCAATTGAAGCAGTTCAAGCAATTT CTATGTTCAATGGGCAGTTTTTGTTTGATAGACCTATGCATGTGAAAATG GATGACAAGTCTGTCCCTCATGAAGACTACCGTTCACATGATAGTAAAACACCACAGTTACCAC GCGGTCTTGGAGGCATTGGAATGGGACTTGGTCCAGGCGGACAGCCTATTAGTGCCAGCCAGTTGAACATAGGTGGTGTAATGGGAAATTTAGGTCCAAGTG GTATGGGAATGGATGGTCCAGGTTTTGGAGGAATGAATAGAATTGGAGGAG GAATTGGGTTTGGTGGTCTGGAAGCAATGAATAGCATGGGAGGATTTGGAGGAGTTGGCCGAATGGGAG AGCTGTACCGTGGTGCGATGACTAGTAGCATGGAGAGAGATTTTGGACGTGGTGATATTGGAATAAATCGAGGCTTTGGAGATTCCTTTGGTAGACTTG GCAGTGCAATGATTGCAGGAAGAATAGGAGCTTCTAACATGGGTCCAGTAGGATCTGGAATAA GTGGTGGCATGGGTGGCATGAACAATGTGACTGGAGGAATGGGGATGGGATTGGACCGGATGAGCTCCAGCTTTGATAGAATGGGACCAGGTATAGGAGCTATACTGGAAAGGAGCATCGATATGGATCGAGGATTTCTATCTGGGCCAATGGGAAGCGGAATAAGAGACAGAATAGGCTCCAAAGGCAACCAGATATTTGTTAGAAAT CTGCCTTTTGACTTGACTTGGCAGAAACTAAAAGAGAAATTCAGTCAGTGTG gtCATGTAATGTTTGCcgaaataaaaatggagaacgGAAAGTCAAAAGGCTGTGGAACGGTCAGATTTGACTCCCCAGAATCAGCTGAAAAAGCCTGCAGAATAATGAATGGCATAAAAATCAGTGGCAGAGAAATCGATGTTCGCTTGGATCGTAATGCATAA
- the MYEF2 gene encoding myelin expression factor 2 isoform X2, whose amino-acid sequence MADADKPEVPGTAGDDSPHQQPVEQPGEPRREPHPPEPEKQPPQHSSSSNGVKMENDESVKEDKSELKEKSSGNKKANRFHPYSKEKNSGTGEKKGPNRNRVFISNIPYDMKWQAIKDLMREKVGEVTYVELFKDAEGKSRGCGVVEFKDEEFVKKALETMNKYDLSGRPLNIKEDPDGENARRALQRTGGSFPGGHVPDMGSGLMNLPPSILNNPNIPPEVISNLQAGRLGSTIFVANLDFKVGWKKLKEVFSIAGTVKRADIKEDKDGKSRGMGTVTFEQAIEAVQAISMFNGQFLFDRPMHVKMDDKSVPHEDYRSHDSKTPQLPRGLGGIGMGLGPGGQPISASQLNIGGVMGNLGPSGMGMDGPGFGGMNRIGGGIGFGGLEAMNSMGGFGGVGRMGELYRGAMTSSMERDFGRGDIGINRGFGDSFGRLGGGMGGMNNVTGGMGMGLDRMSSSFDRMGPGIGAILERSIDMDRGFLSGPMGSGIRDRIGSKGNQIFVRNLPFDLTWQKLKEKFSQCGHVMFAEIKMENGKSKGCGTVRFDSPESAEKACRIMNGIKISGREIDVRLDRNA is encoded by the exons ATGGCGGACGCCGACAAGCCCGAGGTGCCCGGGACCGCTGGCGACGACAGTCCGCATCAGCAGCCCGTGGAGCAGCCGGGCGAGCCGCGGCGAGAACCGCACCCGCCGGAGCCGGAGAAGCAGCCGCCGCAGCACAGCAGCAGCTCCAATGGCGTTAAAAT gGAGAATGATGAATCCGTCAAAGAAGATAAatctgaattaaaagaaaaatcttcaggaAATAAGAAGGCCAATAGATTTCATCCTTATTCAAAAGAGAAGAATTCAGGCACTGGAGAAAAGAAGGGTCCAAATCGAAACAGAGTTTTCATTAGCAACATCCCATATGACATGAAATGGCAAGCTATTAAAGATCTAATGAGAGAAAAAG TTGGTGAGGTTACATACGTGGAGCTCTTTAAGGATGCGGAAGGAAAATCAAGG GGTTGtgg tgtGGTTGAATTCAAAGATGAAGAATTTGTAAAGAAAGCACTAGAAACTATGAACAAATATGATCTTAGTGGAAGACCCCTGAATATTAAGGAG GATCCTGATGGAGAAAATGCTCGTAGGGCATTGCAACGAACAGGAGGATCATTTCCAGGAGGACATGTACCCGATATGGGATCGGGGTTGATGAATTTACCACCTTCCATTCTCAATAATCCAAACATTCCTCCTGAGGTTATCAGTAATTTGCAGGCTGGTAGACTTGGTTCCACAATTTTTGTTGCTAAT CTTGACTTCAAAGTTGGTTGGAAGAAGCTAAAGGAGGTGTTCAGCATAGCTGGAACTGTAAAGCGGGCAGATattaaagaagacaaagatgGCAAGAGCAGAGGAATGGGCACAGTCACTTTTGAACAAGCAATTGAAGCAGTTCAAGCAATTT CTATGTTCAATGGGCAGTTTTTGTTTGATAGACCTATGCATGTGAAAATG GATGACAAGTCTGTCCCTCATGAAGACTACCGTTCACATGATAGTAAAACACCACAGTTACCAC GCGGTCTTGGAGGCATTGGAATGGGACTTGGTCCAGGCGGACAGCCTATTAGTGCCAGCCAGTTGAACATAGGTGGTGTAATGGGAAATTTAGGTCCAAGTG GTATGGGAATGGATGGTCCAGGTTTTGGAGGAATGAATAGAATTGGAGGAG GAATTGGGTTTGGTGGTCTGGAAGCAATGAATAGCATGGGAGGATTTGGAGGAGTTGGCCGAATGGGAG AGCTGTACCGTGGTGCGATGACTAGTAGCATGGAGAGAGATTTTGGACGTGGTGATATTGGAATAAATCGAGGCTTTGGAGATTCCTTTGGTAGACTTG GTGGTGGCATGGGTGGCATGAACAATGTGACTGGAGGAATGGGGATGGGATTGGACCGGATGAGCTCCAGCTTTGATAGAATGGGACCAGGTATAGGAGCTATACTGGAAAGGAGCATCGATATGGATCGAGGATTTCTATCTGGGCCAATGGGAAGCGGAATAAGAGACAGAATAGGCTCCAAAGGCAACCAGATATTTGTTAGAAAT CTGCCTTTTGACTTGACTTGGCAGAAACTAAAAGAGAAATTCAGTCAGTGTG gtCATGTAATGTTTGCcgaaataaaaatggagaacgGAAAGTCAAAAGGCTGTGGAACGGTCAGATTTGACTCCCCAGAATCAGCTGAAAAAGCCTGCAGAATAATGAATGGCATAAAAATCAGTGGCAGAGAAATCGATGTTCGCTTGGATCGTAATGCATAA